Genomic DNA from Lactuca sativa cultivar Salinas chromosome 8, Lsat_Salinas_v11, whole genome shotgun sequence:
ATACCTTGAGTGACACGGATAACTTTTTCCATTCTGCCCGTTCATCTTCTGTACCTTGTTTCAGACTTCCAAGAACCTTTATCTTCGTGTCACGCACCTTTACAAATGgacagacaaaaaaaaaaaaaaccaaatatatatttttaggaGAGGATAGGAACCAAAACTAAGTTTGAACTTTGAAATTTCCTTCATTAATACATACCTCTTCCTCTAAACGGTCCGAGACACTTTTTGTTGATGCCTTGCTAGAATTAGAACTCTTTCCCTTATCCTCATCAACCTGTCAAACAAatcaacaaaataaataaattaactatATAAAGTTATTAAAAGAAACCAACAAACCTTAGTTGGGGGAACTTGATAAGATATCTGATATGATACAGGATTCTTTTCAGGGTCATTTCCTTGGTCTGTAACCTCAGCTGAAGGCTTTCCATATGAAATTGCACCAACCAGTACAGATCCTTCCCCAGAGTTCTATAACCAACCAATCACATAATGTCAAACTCAAACACAAAATTACACCCAAATTGCAAAAATCACCCAACAACATTAACCTACCTTTGGAATCTTGTCCTTAGTCGGAGGCCCTACATAAAATGCTTCTTTTGACCTACAACAtaaaccccatatatatatatatatatatatatatatatatatatatatatatatatatatatatatatatatatatatatatatatatataacatgggaAATTTGTAGAGAAGGAAAGGAAAACATAGAGTCATGGgttaacaaacaaacaaacccaGGGTCTAAAGTCGACGACTTGAAGCTGCCACTACCCATGACTGGACCATCTGGTTGTGTATAAAAGCTCAATTGCACAGCCTCCTGCCACAAtagtaaatttaaatataaataaaaagaaattttagTTTTGTATGAAGAAACAATAGAAATTAGTTAGTCAAAATGTCAAATTAATTATTACCTTGTCCAATTTTCTCTCAATGAACAACACTAATTGCTTCAATTTCTCCAAGTACTGCACATTCTCATGCCTCAAGTGCAATTGCAAACTGTATTCACCCTTGGGCAGTTTTGCCGACTCCGGGTACACATCACCCATGGCGTACACACGCtgtaataataatttaaaataaaaaaaaattacaaaatatgACATCTATAGCAATTAAGGACATGacttgattaaaaaaaaaaataccttgTTAGAATCTGAAATCATATAAAACTGTGATTCAAACTTGTTATCATAGATACGGTTGTTAAGTAAAGGTATCTGTGGTTTCACATCAGCTCCTTCTTCCAACTTGAACTTATAAGTCAAAGTCAATGCAAGTATCTGTTTCCCATTGGGTAATCTATCTCTATCTGCTGAAAGAGCACTCATTTTTGCATCAACAGGCCGATAAGGAACCCTAATCTTGTTTAGCTTTGCGATTGGAATAAGTTTCTCAGATGATAACAGAGCTTGTGCTTCGATTCTAACAGGCGCTTCACTTCCATCAAGAACTACTTCACTTCTGCTAAGATTTATACCATGGAATGCAATCTCAAATTCCACAACAGCAGTTTCTTGACTTCCGATTCCGCTTGACCAGAACTGAGCAATTGCTAACTCCATTGTCCGACCAGCTTCTACAGAAAAGGTGAAACTCTTTGTGGATGGAGATGAGAATATTGCAACACTTTCCCATTTTATAGGCCTTCTTAGTGGAGAGAGCTGCACAACGTCTATGTAGAATCTTCTAGAAGTGTCAAACCCTGATGTACGCATGGTTGCTTCCACCCAGGTGGCGCCATATGGGACCTCGATGTATTTGCGCACAATATGGCCTGGCTGGAAAGATAATCCAGGAAATGTAATTAATGGAGGCCGAGCTGTTACAATTTTTGGCTTTGTGATGGTGATTGGAATACGGAAAAGTGGACCCCGCCATGGGGCTTTACAGTCTATCCCGTACACTTCAAAATAATGTAAACCATCACTAAGCTTTGTAGGGTCTACAACCACACTGGTAACAAGAAAGAAATTAAGGAATTAGCAaatgtttattattattgtatttGTAATTGTATGATGAAGAGAGGCAGACTGTCTTATGGATTAATGGGTTGACTACTTAATCTGGACAGCTATGTATCgtctgtttcttttttacttactTGATAATTTAATATGGACTGAGAACCATCTAATGTGTTAAGCCAAAAATCTGGCCTAAATGAATTAAGACACTACACTATCTCCTCTTCTTTTTTCCTCTCACGTTAAAATTGATGAATATTTTAAGAACTGATAAATGTTATGAAAATTGTTTGTCGGAAtcaatgtaagggtaaaatggtcatttagtttCATTCCGACAGTTTATTTAGTctagaaagtaaaaaaaaaaaaaaaatcattacacATTCAGTCACTTTAACCTTTACCCATGCAGGACTTGGGGGTGTTTCTTATTTTCCCCATTATGTCCTATATGAGTAAAGTGGTTGAATGGGGTAATGACGCCTCTCTGGATAAAGTGTTGTATACATAAGCTCTCTTTTGTTTCTCTCTCTGGACAAAATAAACCATCTGAATGAGAATAAATGAACATTTTATCCTAacattcccaaaaaaaaaaaaaaaaaaaaaaaaaaattcaaaatattcaTCAATTTAACATGAAAGGAATTGTAAGGAGAAATAAAGAATGGCAAATAGGTAAGTGGTCAGTGTCTTAATACGTTAAGCCAAGTTTTTGGCTTAACCATTAAGTCATGCTGTCCAGATTAAgtcaaaaaagaaaagaaaagaaacagcCATGTATGATGTATAGCTTTCCAGATTAAGTGCTTAACCTATTAAGCCCATTATGTCAAAAgagaaaaaagaagaaagaagcccttACTTGAAGCTGCGACCATTATAAGTGAGAAGAAGAAACTCTGGAGCCTTCACCACATCCTTGTCCTTTCCAGTAGAATGTAACTCAATGCACTCTTCAAATGGAACCAATTGTTCCAAATTACTTGCACCTTCATGGAATTGTGGTTCAACTTGCACTGTCCACTGTTTGGATACAATTTTGTCAATACAACAAACAATTATGAAGATATTTAGTTCTACAACACAATGATGTGAACTTATCTTACAAACAGGACACTGCTAGATAACAAAGTGATCCTGTTATGTTTTGAAGATTATTAATCTTTGAAAAAACCTCCCATTAACTATCTGTTACATAAATGTTTACTACTTTTGCTCATTCGCTCTGTAACACAACTATCTCAGATTAGTAATTCTCTCTATTAATTAATCATTAGACACTTCTGATAAACCTAATGTGTGTCTCTTCATTATACTATTCTACAATCCAGATATTGCTATTTCACTAGAACTACAACATGCACCTTTTTGGCATTTATTCGTGAAGGTTAATACAACAATTAGAATGACATGAGCAACCATCTCATTTGAGGAAAATATATATCACAGttcattgaaaaaaaaaagacagtAAAGTGAAACATAGGATCAAATATGAACATTTTCTCAATTGGCATTGCAAATTGTAAATACTTTTTAAGGTCTCACCTCAGTAGACTGATGGCAATAGCTAGCCTCTCTTAGGTATATGCCTCGCAATGTTGATGCTGCTGCAAAATGCAAATAGTGAATCATCAAAAATCAATATCTTATTATCCTATACCAAAAAATGCATTGCATTGTCGGCCTCAAAGTATAAAAAGAAAAATAGTGAACCCACTTGTTTTTCCTGCCTGAGTAATGGTTATCTTATACCAAACGCATGGCAAGTCAGCTGCTTTTTTAGCATACTCAAAAGCCCTAAAAAGACATCACTTGTAAAAGATCATCATCATATAAACAATAAAATAATTCAATAAGAAGGCCAAAAATCTAACTTGTCAATTTGAATAAGGCCTTCTCCATTTGATAGTTTATCTTCTGGCAAACAACCAATCGGAGCACAAGTATTCTCAAGAGCCTTCCTCACACTATACGGACTCACACGAATCCCTTCAGCCTacacatagtttttttttttttaccattatatATAACATCACAACAAAATCATAATCCAATATTCCAAATAATAAGACAAATGATAGATTAGATTCATTGATACCTTCATGGCACTGATGACAAGAGCAACTCCACCACATGCACAAGGAGAAGACATGGAAGTACCATTCATAAGCATACGCCTTTGAAGAGTCCACGTAGGCACAGGGGCCACAGCCCCACCAGGAGCACTCACATACACACCTAAATCCCCGTCAGCAGTGGGCCCACGACTAGACCATGTGTACTCAAGCCCTTCAGGAGGAGCTTCAACTAAAGCATGCGCACCAGCAGCCATTGCAGGAGACACATAAGCACCAACTCCTATAATACTGGTAGAGGTCCCACCAGGGGCACCTACGGTTGTCAGTGCGGGCCCGTTGTTGCCAGCACTGCTAACAAACACTACACGGTACTTATTCACCACCTCATCAACAAGCTCAACAAACCTCCCGTAATTTGGGAACATTGTTGACTCTCCATAACTCATGTTGATAAGATCACATTTATGTTCCACAACAGCAATTAGTGCACGTGTTAATCCAGTTCCAGTTTCCATTGAACCTAATCTTGAGTCTCCAATTTTACATGAAACTACTTGTGCTCCAGGGGCAACTCCATTCAACAATGGCTCCTGTAATGAAAATTCACACATGTCAaaatctgaaaaagaaaaaaaaaagttgttgtGACAGAAAATACCTGTGGATGGAAAGCGGTTGCAATGCCAGCTACATGAGTGCCATGTGGCGAGCTATCAGTAACTATACTCAAAATATTACCTTCATTGTAAACATTGGTCACGAAAGTACACGCGTCTAATTTGCTAAATACACCGTACTTTCGTTCAATCCTGAAAAATAAATTATGAGTATATCTAtaaaatagaaattaaaatcAAATATGTGAAGAAGGAATGTATACTTAAAATTGGTTAGGGGGACAAAATCAGCAAGTTTTCCACATTTTGGATCATCCTCGAGACTTTGTGTGTCAAGGGCAACCCTCCAGACTTTTCCATCATGCCATACAACAGCATCAATAACAGGGCCCTTGTCTTCATAGCTCTAACACATGTAAAGAACAAGTAAATAAGTACAAttacaaacaaataaaaataaaaagaataacttTAATCGAAGAGAAGAGATATAGCACTCACATCTGATTGTTTCTTTAAATAATCAACTCTATCTTGTAGGTCTTCACGAGTCCTTTTTGAAATCAactcatcaacttttgtttgctTCTAAAGATAGGGGAAACTTGTTAGATTTTGGAAAAGGGTAGATTGGTAAATATGAGAATAAACTTGGACAACCTTTTCAAACTCTTCAAGTTGCTTCACAGCTACGGCTATTGTTTCTTGATTCTTTTCATcccattttttctttctttctttctgtttcAGATTACAAATTcacatacataaaaaaaaatataagaaaccAGTTTCATAACTTCCAAATGAGCATATGAAATGTTGCTTTTCAAATGACACACAAAGTAGGGCCCACCTTCAAACGAGTAATGAGGGTGTCTGTAAGAAGCTCATACACTAGTTTATATCCCACATGCCAGTCTCCAGAAGGATTACTCCAAGAAGGATTTATAATGAGAGATGCCCCTAATATGAAATCATAAGTAAAAAATTAAGAAAGAAATATTCAACAAGCAATTAGTGATTGGTCATCTAGATAAATATAAGACTACAAACCTGATGCTCCACGAATGCAATTATTTGCATCGGCCTTGACAACGGTTGATGTATCAATATCACCACTCCCAGTACTGAGGGAAAAAAAtaagtatttaaaaaaaatatgtatatataatattatcACAAGAAGAAATTAAGCAATTTGATTTGATTTTGATGGATACcaatcaataacatctataacttTTGGCTTCCCATCTGAGGTAACCTGTAATCCAGCAGCAGCTGGATCAACACCAGAATCTGAAAGCAGAAAAATTGAATAAGTGGAATACATTAATTATTGCAATAAGTTTTTATAGAAAAGAACATAAGAATTATGACGAAACAAAATCTTATACCATGAAGAGAAAAAAGACCCATTCAATTCAAGACAGGTGAACAAATAAAGTCTATTAATTGCATTCGCTGATTTATATTTCTTAACTATAGGATCTatccataaaaacatcaattgCCATTTGCCACTACAACTCCTATGGTTCCAGTCAACCAAGAAAGAATTGGTACTTGATTCTTTTTTTACTTAATGGGCTTAATCCAGACAGATATATAGgagtgtttcttttttacttgtaCAAAAAAAAACTTAGGGGTTGTTTCGTTTTTATTAAATGAGCTttatggattaagcacttaatctcgATAGCAATACATGGTTGTTTCTTTTTCACTTAATCTAGACAGATTGACTTAATGAGTTAAGCCAAAAACctggcttaatgtattaagacactaACCCTTTACCTATTTGTCCTTCTTTTTTCATCCCAACTATTGTTTAAGATAGATGAAtattgtgaaaaaaaaattagaatgtAAAGATAAAATGTCATTTAGTATCGTTTAGACAGTTTATTTGGTTACAAAAGAAACACTGAAACAGAACTTAGGTATACAGCACTTTATCCAAACAGACATCATTATCCATTCTGCCCATACAGGATTTTAtatgggggtgtttggcttagctttttagaGGCCAAAAGATCTTTTTGGAATATAAAATTTGGTGGTAAAGAAGAAACATTCCCTTAATCTGGAATATAAAATTTGGTGGGCTTATGTATTCAGACATCACTTTTCACACATTTACCCTTATAAGCATTTCGACTCTCTTTTAGATTTTGTCTTTTAGACTTTACATTTACAACGGTTCGCAAATAAACAGTCATTTTTACTCAACATCACTTAGagacagaagggtaaaatgtCTTTTAATCTCATTCAAAAGCTATAGTAGGTAATTTTGTTCAGTCGATTATATTTTCAGTTTTACATATGTTTAGAAAGTAAGATCTTCAGTTTAGATAGTTCTCTCAGTATATATGAGAAGTCGATTTGCTATGAGAAATGTGATGATCTAAATTTGTTTATGATAATTTGTTCTGATTTTGCACTGCATCAATCTAATCTTATTTTTCACATGCATACACATAATCAGTAACTAAATATCTTCTCAGAATCGTGAAAAGCCATCATGTGGATTCAATTATTCTCTCGAATATCCGAACTCGCTATGATATTACTAATCAAATTACAAATTACAGATTCAGTTTTCATTTCGGCAGTCAGAGACAACGAAAACTAACAAAAAAATTGGAGATGGTTATAGGAGTACcaaatatagcaataacaacaccACGGCCGTCGAACTCCGGATGTGCTTCGATGAATCGGTCGGCTCCGATTTCTTTCTTCGGCATGAGAGAAGCCAAAAACGATGACTCGTTCAGTTTGAACTTACGCAAAGCGCCATTGTTATCGATTTCaggcgaagaagaagaagaatcaggCATTGCCCTAATTACAAAACTCTTCCCACTGGTGGTAGTGTTTCTGGGTCTACTTTTGGGCGTGATGAGTACTCCACGATGAGGAGGAGAGAGAAACGGCGGAGAAAATGATTGGTATTTTGACACGTATGGTCCTTTAAATAAGCATGCCGTTTGCATTACTTTATTAGAAGGGTGTTTTTGTAATTTAGCGTGTGATGACGAAGGATGCCGGTGGCGGAAGGCGACGAACCACCGCTCGCCGGGATTGGTGGGTTCGTTGCGGTGGCTTTGGATATCGTTAAATTACCAGTTCAATACGATTCAAGTTTCCGTGTGGCATCCAATCTCTTGCTACATTGGGTCCACGTTACCTCGACctctaaacaaaagataatttaaTCCGATAATATTTCAACTATATCAAAGGTATCAAATGATATAAgttctgattttttttaattgttcatATGTACCAAATACATTTATATTATCAAATTCAATACAATATCATTTGTCTTTTGAAATGTAACAATAAACAAATAAGCTATTTTAACAAGAAAAGCAAAATCCGCAAGTatgtctttttttcttttttcgtttttctAATTGGCGTTCAAACAATAGTAGCGGGACTATTATCACACGCTATGAGTAGTTGTTGAGTGCATTATCAATGCTAAGAGGTTACAAGTACTaatcaaaatatgtaatcaaggATTAAGACACAGTTGCTTATGTTTATGTCTACGAAAATCTATTGTGTATGGATGTTGGGAAGCTCATTAATGCATATAGGTCCTAtggttttgaaaatgatttttcatATATAAGCAATAAAGTGTCTCTAAATTACTAATTTAGATGTCTGTTTTTTAATCAACAAAAAAAACGTCTAAAGTTTATGGACTGCATTTGCAAACCTTCTGCAACAGTAGAAGTAGATCAAACAGTTGCAACTtgtaataaaaaatttatttgtttttcaaaatCTACATGCTATTGtaataaactgattttataaatataaattaatcattatatatatatatatatatatatatatatatatatatatatatatatatatatatatatatatatatatatatatataaaagaatgagttctatggaaaacaaataactagggcaacatctaccggaaccaataatcaaatgacacgtgtccatttctttcttcacaagtaatctattgtgaagtgatgtgttgtcatgttttcattggtttaaaatgtgttgccctaatcattcattttccatataacttttccctatatatatatatatatatatatatatatatatatatatatatatatatatatatatatatatatatatatatatatatatatatatatatacactagccgtttacccgcgttAAGCGGCGAATGCGAATAATTTCTTTCAGAAATGAGTTTCTAGAGATGATTAGTTTTTTTTATGCAAATAGTTCACTACATCTAAACAGTTATTAATAATAGTCATTctaaaaatataaag
This window encodes:
- the LOC111900783 gene encoding tripeptidyl-peptidase 2 isoform X6, with amino-acid sequence MQTACLFKGPYVSKYQSFSPPFLSPPHRGVLITPKSRPRNTTTSGKSFVIRAMPDSSSSSPEIDNNGALRKFKLNESSFLASLMPKKEIGADRFIEAHPEFDGRGVVIAIFDSGVDPAAAGLQVTSDGKPKVIDVIDCTGSGDIDTSTVVKADANNCIRGASGASLIINPSWSNPSGDWHVGYKLVYELLTDTLITRLKKERKKKWDEKNQETIAVAVKQLEEFEKQTKVDELISKRTREDLQDRVDYLKKQSDSYEDKGPVIDAVVWHDGKVWRVALDTQSLEDDPKCGKLADFVPLTNFKIERKYGVFSKLDACTFVTNVYNEGNILSIVTDSSPHGTHVAGIATAFHPQEPLLNGVAPGAQVVSCKIGDSRLGSMETGTGLTRALIAVVEHKCDLINMSYGESTMFPNYGRFVELVDEVVNKYRVVFVSSAGNNGPALTTVGAPGGTSTSIIGVGAYVSPAMAAGAHALVEAPPEGLEYTWSSRGPTADGDLGVYVSAPGGAVAPVPTWTLQRRMLMNGTSMSSPCACGGVALVISAMKAEGIRVSPYSVRKALENTCAPIGCLPEDKLSNGEGLIQIDKAFEYAKKAADLPCVWYKITITQAGKTTASTLRGIYLREASYCHQSTEWTVQVEPQFHEGASNLEQLVPFEECIELHSTGKDKDVVKAPEFLLLTYNGRSFNVVVDPTKLSDGLHYFEVYGIDCKAPWRGPLFRIPITITKPKIVTARPPLITFPGLSFQPGHIVRKYIEVPYGATWVEATMRTSGFDTSRRFYIDVVQLSPLRRPIKWESVAIFSSPSTKSFTFSVEAGRTMELAIAQFWSSGIGSQETAVVEFEIAFHGINLSRSEVVLDGSEAPVRIEAQALLSSEKLIPIAKLNKIRVPYRPVDAKMSALSADRDRLPNGKQILALTLTYKFKLEEGADVKPQIPLLNNRIYDNKFESQFYMISDSNKRVYAMGDVYPESAKLPKGEYSLQLHLRHENVQYLEKLKQLVLFIERKLDKEAVQLSFYTQPDGPVMGSGSFKSSTLDPGSKEAFYVGPPTKDKIPKNSGEGSVLVGAISYGKPSAEVTDQGNDPEKNPVSYQISYQVPPTKVDEDKGKSSNSSKASTKSVSDRLEEEVRDTKIKVLGSLKQGTEDERAEWKKLSVSLKAEYPKYTPLLAKILEGLVSQEVEDKIHHYEEIIGAANEVVESIDRDELARLLSMKGDPEEEEFEKTRKKMESRVEQLVEALYQKGLALVELASLKQGEMAALAANLGAEVVDKPTTTTTTTDGDLFEETFKELQKWADKKSPKYKTLVIIRERHSGRLGTALKVIGEMMEEEGDPPQKKVYEERICLLDEIGWGHLVTYEKQWMLVRFPPNLPLF
- the LOC111900783 gene encoding tripeptidyl-peptidase 2 isoform X7; this translates as MQTACLFKGPYVSKYQSFSPPFLSPPHRGVLITPKSRPRNTTTSGKSFVIRAMPDSSSSSPEIDNNGALRKFKLNESSFLASLMPKKEIGADRFIEAHPEFDGRGVVIAIFDSGVDPAAAGLQVTSDGKPKVIDVIDCTGSGDIDTSTVVKADANNCIRGASGASLIINPSWSNPSGDWHVGYKLVYELLTDTLITRLKKERKKKWDEKNQETIAVAVKQLEEFEKKQTKVDELISKRTREDLQDRVDYLKKQSDSYEDKGPVIDAVVWHDGKVWRVALDTQSLEDDPKCGKLADFVPLTNFKIERKYGVFSKLDACTFVTNVYNEGNILSIVTDSSPHGTHVAGIATAFHPQEPLLNGVAPGAQVVSCKIGDSRLGSMETGTGLTRALIAVVEHKCDLINMSYGESTMFPNYGRFVELVDEVVNKYRVVFVSSAGNNGPALTTVGAPGGTSTSIIGVGAYVSPAMAAGAHALVEAPPEGLEYTWSSRGPTADGDLGVYVSAPGGAVAPVPTWTLQRRMLMNGTSMSSPCACGGVALVISAMKAEGIRVSPYSVRKALENTCAPIGCLPEDKLSNGEGLIQIDKAFEYAKKAADLPCVWYKITITQAGKTTSTLRGIYLREASYCHQSTEWTVQVEPQFHEGASNLEQLVPFEECIELHSTGKDKDVVKAPEFLLLTYNGRSFNVVVDPTKLSDGLHYFEVYGIDCKAPWRGPLFRIPITITKPKIVTARPPLITFPGLSFQPGHIVRKYIEVPYGATWVEATMRTSGFDTSRRFYIDVVQLSPLRRPIKWESVAIFSSPSTKSFTFSVEAGRTMELAIAQFWSSGIGSQETAVVEFEIAFHGINLSRSEVVLDGSEAPVRIEAQALLSSEKLIPIAKLNKIRVPYRPVDAKMSALSADRDRLPNGKQILALTLTYKFKLEEGADVKPQIPLLNNRIYDNKFESQFYMISDSNKRVYAMGDVYPESAKLPKGEYSLQLHLRHENVQYLEKLKQLVLFIERKLDKEAVQLSFYTQPDGPVMGSGSFKSSTLDPGSKEAFYVGPPTKDKIPKNSGEGSVLVGAISYGKPSAEVTDQGNDPEKNPVSYQISYQVPPTKVDEDKGKSSNSSKASTKSVSDRLEEEVRDTKIKVLGSLKQGTEDERAEWKKLSVSLKAEYPKYTPLLAKILEGLVSQEVEDKIHHYEEIIGAANEVVESIDRDELARLLSMKGDPEEEEFEKTRKKMESRVEQLVEALYQKGLALVELASLKGEMAALAANLGAEVVDKPTTTTTTTDGDLFEETFKELQKWADKKSPKYKTLVIIRERHSGRLGTALKVIGEMMEEEGDPPQKKVYEERICLLDEIGWGHLVTYEKQWMLVRFPPNLPLF
- the LOC111900783 gene encoding tripeptidyl-peptidase 2 isoform X5; protein product: MQTACLFKGPYVSKYQSFSPPFLSPPHRGVLITPKSRPRNTTTSGKSFVIRAMPDSSSSSPEIDNNGALRKFKLNESSFLASLMPKKEIGADRFIEAHPEFDGRGVVIAIFDSGVDPAAAGLQVTSDGKPKVIDVIDCTGSGDIDTSTVVKADANNCIRGASGASLIINPSWSNPSGDWHVGYKLVYELLTDTLITRLKKERKKKWDEKNQETIAVAVKQLEEFEKKQTKVDELISKRTREDLQDRVDYLKKQSDSYEDKGPVIDAVVWHDGKVWRVALDTQSLEDDPKCGKLADFVPLTNFKIERKYGVFSKLDACTFVTNVYNEGNILSIVTDSSPHGTHVAGIATAFHPQEPLLNGVAPGAQVVSCKIGDSRLGSMETGTGLTRALIAVVEHKCDLINMSYGESTMFPNYGRFVELVDEVVNKYRVVFVSSAGNNGPALTTVGAPGGTSTSIIGVGAYVSPAMAAGAHALVEAPPEGLEYTWSSRGPTADGDLGVYVSAPGGAVAPVPTWTLQRRMLMNGTSMSSPCACGGVALVISAMKAEGIRVSPYSVRKALENTCAPIGCLPEDKLSNGEGLIQIDKAFEYAKKAADLPCVWYKITITQAGKTTSTLRGIYLREASYCHQSTEWTVQVEPQFHEGASNLEQLVPFEECIELHSTGKDKDVVKAPEFLLLTYNGRSFNVVVDPTKLSDGLHYFEVYGIDCKAPWRGPLFRIPITITKPKIVTARPPLITFPGLSFQPGHIVRKYIEVPYGATWVEATMRTSGFDTSRRFYIDVVQLSPLRRPIKWESVAIFSSPSTKSFTFSVEAGRTMELAIAQFWSSGIGSQETAVVEFEIAFHGINLSRSEVVLDGSEAPVRIEAQALLSSEKLIPIAKLNKIRVPYRPVDAKMSALSADRDRLPNGKQILALTLTYKFKLEEGADVKPQIPLLNNRIYDNKFESQFYMISDSNKRVYAMGDVYPESAKLPKGEYSLQLHLRHENVQYLEKLKQLVLFIERKLDKEAVQLSFYTQPDGPVMGSGSFKSSTLDPGSKEAFYVGPPTKDKIPKNSGEGSVLVGAISYGKPSAEVTDQGNDPEKNPVSYQISYQVPPTKVDEDKGKSSNSSKASTKSVSDRLEEEVRDTKIKVLGSLKQGTEDERAEWKKLSVSLKAEYPKYTPLLAKILEGLVSQEVEDKIHHYEEIIGAANEVVESIDRDELARLLSMKGDPEEEEFEKTRKKMESRVEQLVEALYQKGLALVELASLKQGEMAALAANLGAEVVDKPTTTTTTTDGDLFEETFKELQKWADKKSPKYKTLVIIRERHSGRLGTALKVIGEMMEEEGDPPQKKVYEERICLLDEIGWGHLVTYEKQWMLVRFPPNLPLF
- the LOC111900783 gene encoding tripeptidyl-peptidase 2 isoform X4 — encoded protein: MQTACLFKGPYVSKYQSFSPPFLSPPHRGVLITPKSRPRNTTTSGKSFVIRAMPDSSSSSPEIDNNGALRKFKLNESSFLASLMPKKEIGADRFIEAHPEFDGRGVVIAIFDSGVDPAAAGLQVTSDGKPKVIDVIDCTGSGDIDTSTVVKADANNCIRGASGASLIINPSWSNPSGDWHVGYKLVYELLTDTLITRLKKERKKKWDEKNQETIAVAVKQLEEFEKKQTKVDELISKRTREDLQDRVDYLKKQSDSYEDKGPVIDAVVWHDGKVWRVALDTQSLEDDPKCGKLADFVPLTNFKIERKYGVFSKLDACTFVTNVYNEGNILSIVTDSSPHGTHVAGIATAFHPQEPLLNGVAPGAQVVSCKIGDSRLGSMETGTGLTRALIAVVEHKCDLINMSYGESTMFPNYGRFVELVDEVVNKYRVVFVSSAGNNGPALTTVGAPGGTSTSIIGVGAYVSPAMAAGAHALVEAPPEGLEYTWSSRGPTADGDLGVYVSAPGGAVAPVPTWTLQRRMLMNGTSMSSPCACGGVALVISAMKAEGIRVSPYSVRKALENTCAPIGCLPEDKLSNGEGLIQIDKAFEYAKKAADLPCVWYKITITQAGKTTASTLRGIYLREASYCHQSTEWTVQVEPQFHEGASNLEQLVPFEECIELHSTGKDKDVVKAPEFLLLTYNGRSFNVVVDPTKLSDGLHYFEVYGIDCKAPWRGPLFRIPITITKPKIVTARPPLITFPGLSFQPGHIVRKYIEVPYGATWVEATMRTSGFDTSRRFYIDVVQLSPLRRPIKWESVAIFSSPSTKSFTFSVEAGRTMELAIAQFWSSGIGSQETAVVEFEIAFHGINLSRSEVVLDGSEAPVRIEAQALLSSEKLIPIAKLNKIRVPYRPVDAKMSALSADRDRLPNGKQILALTLTYKFKLEEGADVKPQIPLLNNRIYDNKFESQFYMISDSNKRVYAMGDVYPESAKLPKGEYSLQLHLRHENVQYLEKLKQLVLFIERKLDKEAVQLSFYTQPDGPVMGSGSFKSSTLDPGSKEAFYVGPPTKDKIPKNSGEGSVLVGAISYGKPSAEVTDQGNDPEKNPVSYQISYQVPPTKVDEDKGKSSNSSKASTKSVSDRLEEEVRDTKIKVLGSLKQGTEDERAEWKKLSVSLKAEYPKYTPLLAKILEGLVSQEVEDKIHHYEEIIGAANEVVESIDRDELARLLSMKGDPEEEEFEKTRKKMESRVEQLVEALYQKGLALVELASLKGEMAALAANLGAEVVDKPTTTTTTTDGDLFEETFKELQKWADKKSPKYKTLVIIRERHSGRLGTALKVIGEMMEEEGDPPQKKVYEERICLLDEIGWGHLVTYEKQWMLVRFPPNLPLF